The proteins below come from a single Ailuropoda melanoleuca isolate Jingjing chromosome 1, ASM200744v2, whole genome shotgun sequence genomic window:
- the LOC117801085 gene encoding keratin-associated protein 10-12-like: MAASTLSVCSSDLSYGSRVCLPSSCDSCPDYPWQVDDCPESCCEPPCCAPTCCAPSSCTPASCLTLVCTPASCVSSPCQSACTSSCQPSCSCTSSCQPSCGSSSPCQEDCCKPVCCTPVCCKPVCCTPVCCKPVCCTPVCCKPVCCTPVCPGASPCSAPSCCQPSPCSSSCCRPSSCVSLLCRPVCRPACCVPASPCCAPASSCQPSCCRRASCVSLLCRPVCSRQACHGPTSAQKSCC; the protein is encoded by the exons ATGGCTGCGTCCACCCTCTCCGTCTGCTCCAGCGACCTGAGCTACGGCAGCCGCGTCTGCCTGCCCAGCTCCTGTGACTCCTGCCCCGATTACCCCTGGCAGGTGGACGACTGCCCAGAGAGCTGCTGCGAGCCCCCCTGCTGCGCCCCAACCTGCTGCGCCCCCAGCTCCTGCACCCCGGCCTCCTGCCTGACCCTCGTCTGCACCCCTGCGAGCTGTGTGTCCAGCCCCTGCCAATCAGCCTGCACCAGCTCCTGCCAGCCCTCCTGCT CCTGCACCAGCTCCTGCCAGCCCTCCTGCGgcagctcctccccctgccaggaAGACTGCTGCAAGCCCGTgtgctgcacccctgtctgctgcaagcccgtgtgctgcacccctgtctgctgcaagcccgtctgctgcacccctgtctgctgcaagcccgtctgctgcacccctgtctgcccgggggcctccccctgctctgccccctcctgctgccagcccagcccctgctcctcgTCCTGCTGCAGGCCCTCTTCCTGCGTGTCCCTGCTCTGCCGCCCCGTGTGCAGACCCGCCTGCTGCGTGCCCGcctccccctgctgtgcccccgcctcctcctgccagcccagctgctgccGCCGGGCCTCCTGCGTGTCCCTGCTCTGCCGCCCCGTGTGCTCCCGCCAGGCCTGCCACGGCCCCACCTCGGCCCAGAAGTCCTGCTGCTGA